One Kitasatospora sp. NBC_01287 DNA window includes the following coding sequences:
- a CDS encoding NAD-dependent epimerase/dehydratase family protein, translated as MRAVVTGAAGFIGSHLCAHLLAAGDTVVGVDALTDAYDPALKWRNLRELAPHPGFSHHRADLRTADLAGLLEGAEVVYHLAGQPGVRPSWGREFTRYAERNLLATQALVEAARRHPLRKFVYASSSSVYGDAPAFPTPETVCPRPVSPYGVTKLAAEHVCELYRAAYGLPSVSLRLFTVYGPRQRPDMAFARLIEAALTGEPFPLHGDGEQTRDFTYVRDVVTAMRAAARADFTGVANIGGGHPVSMKQAIATVEQLVGPVTLDPRPGGPGEARHTGADITVAAREFDYSPRTGLHEGLAAMARHARAGRAAARRSSDG; from the coding sequence ATGCGGGCGGTGGTGACCGGCGCGGCCGGGTTCATCGGCTCGCACCTGTGCGCGCACCTGCTGGCCGCCGGGGACACCGTGGTCGGCGTCGACGCGCTCACCGACGCGTACGACCCGGCCCTCAAGTGGCGCAACCTGCGCGAGCTGGCGCCGCACCCGGGCTTCAGCCACCACCGGGCCGACCTGCGCACGGCCGACCTCGCCGGCCTGCTGGAGGGCGCGGAGGTGGTCTACCACCTGGCCGGCCAGCCGGGCGTGCGCCCTTCCTGGGGGCGGGAGTTCACTCGCTACGCCGAGCGCAACCTGCTCGCCACCCAGGCCCTGGTCGAGGCCGCCCGGCGGCACCCGCTGCGCAAGTTCGTCTACGCCTCCAGCTCCTCCGTCTACGGGGACGCGCCGGCTTTCCCCACCCCCGAGACGGTCTGCCCCCGGCCGGTCTCGCCGTACGGGGTCACCAAGCTGGCCGCCGAGCACGTGTGCGAGCTCTACCGCGCCGCCTACGGCCTGCCCAGCGTCTCGCTGCGGCTCTTCACCGTCTACGGGCCCCGGCAGCGACCGGACATGGCCTTCGCCCGGCTGATCGAGGCCGCGCTCACCGGTGAACCGTTCCCGTTGCACGGCGACGGCGAGCAGACCCGTGACTTCACCTACGTGCGGGACGTGGTGACCGCGATGCGCGCCGCCGCCCGCGCCGACTTCACCGGCGTCGCCAACATCGGCGGCGGGCACCCGGTCTCGATGAAGCAGGCGATCGCCACGGTCGAGCAGCTGGTGGGCCCGGTCACCCTCGACCCGCGCCCGGGCGGCCCCGGCGAGGCGCGGCACACGGGGGCCGACATCACAGTGGCCGCAAGGGAGTTCGACTACTCCCCGCGGACCGGGTTGCACGAGGGGCTGGCTGCGATGGCCCGGCACGCGCGGGCGGGGCGGGCGGCCGCGCGGCGGAGCTCCGATGGCTGA
- a CDS encoding ABC transporter ATP-binding protein, with the protein MSTDAPASPAVQPELNFGWDDPHHHRVGSAGLRQLAARVPSALADAARLGWAADPRAVVQLALGQGLAAVTAALALAATAKVMAALLRPGPIAGQLHHALPALLVAATAAAVRATADAVAQYAATKLGPQVAALADERILADTPEVELTAYDRPDFNDALQAATLGALATQELIPDAQLLIAAAAQLAAAAVVLTLLHPVLLPLLLLAMLPKGAAALAAARIAHRTEHTNLADQRLRYLLCQHSTERRTAAEVRAGTMAPFLRQWYAQLTARIGHRHRAAAPRTLLVTLAGAGTTGAMLVLTWLTVGLLAASGAMSLAVAATAVVAVRTSTGALTALVLAGARLFRTSLHLQDWRDFLDLAAALRATRGPRRIDAAGPREIRAAEACFGHPGAAPGRLAVDRVSLTLRRGELVALVGENGSGKTTLARLLTGLYLPTEGTVSWDGTDLAEADPHSVHARVGLVPQDYTRWPMAARENITLGQPRGGDDLLHAAAAAAGADSVLAGLPHGLDTLLAKSFWGGHDLSGGQWQRFAVARAFYREASVLVLDEPTSAMDPRAEHQVISRFKELAAGCVALFVTHNLANTRVADRIIVLHQGRIEDEGTFDELLRRGGRFAELHRLSQDR; encoded by the coding sequence GTGTCCACCGATGCTCCCGCGAGCCCCGCCGTCCAGCCCGAGCTGAACTTCGGCTGGGACGATCCGCACCACCACCGGGTCGGCTCGGCCGGTCTGCGCCAACTGGCGGCCCGGGTGCCCTCGGCGCTGGCCGACGCGGCCCGGCTCGGCTGGGCGGCAGACCCGCGTGCCGTTGTCCAACTGGCGCTCGGCCAGGGCCTGGCGGCGGTCACTGCCGCGCTCGCGCTGGCCGCGACGGCCAAGGTGATGGCCGCCCTGCTGCGGCCGGGGCCGATCGCCGGGCAGCTGCACCACGCGCTCCCCGCGCTGCTGGTGGCGGCGACGGCCGCCGCGGTGCGGGCCACCGCGGACGCCGTGGCCCAGTACGCCGCCACGAAGTTGGGCCCGCAGGTCGCCGCGCTGGCCGACGAGCGGATCCTGGCGGACACCCCGGAGGTCGAACTCACCGCCTACGACCGCCCGGACTTCAACGACGCGCTGCAGGCCGCCACGCTCGGCGCGCTGGCCACCCAGGAGCTGATCCCCGACGCCCAGCTGCTGATCGCCGCCGCGGCCCAACTCGCCGCCGCCGCCGTGGTGCTCACCCTGCTGCACCCGGTGCTGCTGCCGCTGCTGCTGCTCGCGATGCTCCCCAAGGGCGCCGCCGCGCTGGCCGCGGCCCGGATCGCCCACCGCACCGAGCACACCAACCTGGCCGACCAGCGACTGCGCTACCTGCTCTGCCAGCACAGCACCGAGCGCCGCACGGCCGCCGAGGTGCGGGCCGGGACCATGGCGCCGTTCCTGCGCCAGTGGTACGCCCAGCTCACCGCCAGGATCGGGCACCGGCACCGGGCGGCCGCGCCACGCACCCTGCTGGTCACCCTGGCCGGGGCCGGCACGACCGGCGCGATGCTCGTGCTGACCTGGCTCACCGTGGGCCTGCTCGCCGCCTCCGGAGCGATGAGCCTGGCCGTCGCGGCCACCGCTGTGGTCGCCGTGCGAACCTCCACCGGCGCGCTCACCGCGCTGGTGCTGGCCGGTGCCCGGCTCTTCCGCACCTCGCTGCACCTGCAGGACTGGCGCGACTTCCTGGACCTGGCCGCCGCCCTGCGCGCCACCCGAGGCCCGCGCCGGATCGACGCCGCCGGCCCGCGCGAGATCCGCGCCGCCGAGGCCTGCTTCGGCCACCCGGGCGCGGCGCCGGGGCGGCTCGCGGTGGATCGGGTGAGCCTGACCCTGCGCCGGGGCGAACTCGTCGCCCTGGTCGGGGAGAACGGCTCCGGCAAGACCACCCTGGCCCGGCTGCTCACCGGCCTCTACCTGCCCACCGAGGGCACGGTCAGCTGGGACGGCACCGACCTGGCCGAGGCTGATCCGCACTCGGTCCACGCCCGGGTCGGCCTGGTGCCGCAGGACTACACCCGCTGGCCGATGGCCGCCCGGGAGAACATCACCCTGGGCCAGCCGCGCGGCGGCGACGACCTGCTGCACGCGGCCGCCGCGGCGGCGGGTGCCGACAGCGTGCTGGCCGGGCTGCCGCACGGCCTGGACACGCTGCTCGCCAAGTCCTTCTGGGGCGGGCACGACCTCTCCGGCGGCCAGTGGCAGCGCTTCGCGGTGGCCAGGGCGTTCTACCGCGAGGCCTCCGTGCTGGTGCTGGACGAGCCCACCTCGGCGATGGACCCGCGCGCGGAACACCAGGTGATCAGCCGTTTCAAGGAGCTGGCCGCCGGGTGCGTGGCGCTCTTCGTCACCCACAACCTCGCCAACACCCGGGTGGCCGACCGGATCATCGTCCTGCACCAGGGCCGGATCGAGGACGAGGGCACCTTCGACGAACTCCTCCGCCGCGGCGGCCGCTTCGCCGAGCTGCACCGCCTCTCCCAGGACCGTTAG
- a CDS encoding sulfotransferase domain-containing protein → MTNPSRPGHSAVDDADDAEVVVISFPKCGRTWLRVMMAKAISAHWGLPMELCADLRLPAFSEVEPRVPRIIFWHDDRVAWRTPEELSGDKGWYHDRKVVFLTRDLRDTIVSQYFQRSRRPGDPYPGELGAFLTERRGSLRTCVEFWNIWHAARAVPDGFLLTSYERLGADTAGELARVLEFCGLPAPGAGTLREAVEFGGFGRMRGMELADAFRSERLRPGRPDDPESFKTRRGVVGGHRDYLSAAQIAWADALITERLVPAWQPLALAADLA, encoded by the coding sequence ATGACGAACCCCAGCCGGCCGGGACACAGCGCCGTGGACGACGCGGACGACGCGGAGGTCGTGGTCATCTCCTTCCCCAAATGCGGGCGCACCTGGCTGCGCGTCATGATGGCGAAGGCCATCTCGGCCCACTGGGGACTGCCGATGGAGCTCTGCGCGGACCTGCGGCTGCCCGCGTTCTCCGAGGTCGAGCCGCGCGTGCCGCGGATCATCTTCTGGCACGACGACCGGGTCGCCTGGCGTACCCCGGAGGAGCTCTCCGGCGACAAGGGCTGGTACCACGACCGCAAGGTGGTCTTCCTCACCCGGGACCTGCGGGACACCATCGTCTCGCAGTACTTCCAGCGCAGCCGGCGCCCTGGCGACCCGTACCCTGGCGAGTTGGGCGCGTTCCTGACGGAGCGCCGGGGCAGCCTGCGCACCTGCGTGGAGTTCTGGAACATCTGGCACGCGGCGCGCGCCGTGCCGGACGGGTTCCTGCTCACCTCCTACGAGCGGCTGGGCGCCGACACCGCCGGAGAGCTGGCCCGGGTGCTCGAGTTCTGCGGTCTGCCGGCGCCCGGTGCGGGCACGCTGCGCGAGGCCGTGGAGTTCGGCGGCTTCGGCCGGATGCGGGGGATGGAGCTCGCGGACGCGTTCCGCTCGGAGCGGCTGCGCCCGGGACGCCCGGACGACCCGGAGTCGTTCAAGACCAGGCGCGGGGTGGTCGGCGGCCACCGCGACTACCTGAGCGCCGCGCAGATCGCCTGGGCCGACGCCCTGATCACCGAGCGGCTGGTGCCGGCCTGGCAGCCGCTGGCCCTGGCCGCCGACCTGGCCTGA
- a CDS encoding universal stress protein, giving the protein MTDAPAPRQVPPIVVGTDGSAPARQAVLFALAEARLRGAALRAVCAYEYTPTLHSGFERTAMAGPGGQPMPQQRDLVLQAVGDSVEELRRELGAPEVPVEVVCEPGRPAQVLLEASRDAALLVVGSRGSGAWGRLTLGSTSTEVVHHATLPVVVVPADEPGRDQRD; this is encoded by the coding sequence ATGACCGACGCTCCCGCTCCCCGCCAGGTCCCGCCGATCGTGGTCGGCACCGACGGTTCGGCTCCGGCCCGGCAGGCGGTGCTCTTCGCGCTCGCCGAGGCGCGACTGCGCGGCGCCGCGCTGCGGGCCGTCTGCGCGTACGAGTACACCCCCACCCTGCACTCCGGCTTCGAGCGCACGGCCATGGCGGGCCCCGGCGGCCAGCCGATGCCGCAGCAGCGCGATCTGGTGCTCCAGGCGGTGGGCGACTCCGTCGAGGAGCTGCGGCGGGAACTGGGCGCGCCCGAGGTGCCCGTGGAGGTCGTCTGCGAGCCGGGACGGCCGGCCCAGGTGCTGCTGGAGGCGAGCCGGGACGCCGCGCTCCTGGTGGTCGGCTCCCGGGGGTCGGGCGCCTGGGGACGCCTCACCCTCGGGTCGACCAGCACCGAGGTCGTGCACCACGCCACCCTGCCGGTCGTCGTCGTGCCGGCCGACGAGCCGGGCCGCGACCAGCGCGACTAG
- a CDS encoding NAD(P)/FAD-dependent oxidoreductase encodes MIDLLIAGGGPAGLATAIHAAEAGLQAVVLEPRPAPIDKACGEGLLPGGVRALAELGVTTAGQPLHGIRYLDAHRLAEGRFRHGAGLGVRRTVLHAALSRRAAELGVPVLPLKAGPVHQDAHGVTTAGLTARYLAAADGLHSPIRRQLGLELPDPRPPRHGLRRHFAVAPWTDCVEVHWSARSEAYVTPLGPELIGVAVLTTERAPFDELLTAFPALARLLPARAGSAVRGAGPMRRRVRSRVAGRVLLVGDAAGYIDALTGEGLSLALAGAAHLVRCVRADRPRQYEAAWRQASWRHRLLTEALVRIRARPLLAPGIVPLATRAPAVFAALVNQLG; translated from the coding sequence GTGATCGACCTGCTGATCGCCGGCGGCGGCCCCGCCGGCCTGGCCACCGCGATCCACGCCGCCGAGGCCGGCCTTCAGGCGGTGGTCCTGGAGCCGCGACCTGCCCCGATCGACAAGGCCTGCGGCGAGGGCCTGCTGCCCGGGGGCGTGCGCGCGCTGGCCGAACTGGGCGTCACCACCGCCGGGCAGCCGCTGCACGGCATCCGCTACCTGGACGCCCACCGGCTCGCCGAGGGCCGGTTCCGGCACGGCGCGGGCCTGGGCGTGCGGCGGACCGTGCTGCACGCGGCGCTCTCCCGGCGGGCGGCGGAACTCGGCGTGCCGGTCCTGCCCTTGAAGGCCGGCCCCGTCCACCAGGACGCCCACGGCGTCACCACCGCCGGCCTCACCGCCCGCTACCTCGCAGCCGCCGACGGCCTGCACTCCCCCATCAGGCGGCAGCTCGGCCTGGAGCTCCCCGACCCGCGGCCGCCCCGGCACGGGCTGCGGCGCCACTTCGCGGTGGCGCCCTGGACGGACTGCGTCGAGGTGCACTGGTCCGCGCGCAGCGAGGCGTACGTGACGCCGCTGGGCCCGGAGTTGATCGGCGTGGCCGTGCTGACCACCGAGCGGGCGCCCTTCGACGAGCTGCTCACCGCGTTCCCCGCCCTCGCCCGGCTGCTGCCCGCGCGGGCCGGCTCCGCGGTGCGCGGCGCCGGGCCGATGCGCCGCCGGGTCCGCAGCCGGGTGGCCGGGCGGGTCCTGCTGGTCGGCGACGCGGCCGGCTACATCGACGCGCTCACCGGGGAGGGCCTCTCCCTCGCCCTGGCCGGCGCGGCCCACCTGGTGCGCTGCGTGCGCGCGGACCGGCCGCGCCAGTACGAGGCGGCCTGGCGGCAGGCCTCCTGGCGCCACCGGCTGCTCACCGAGGCGCTGGTGCGGATCCGCGCCCGCCCGCTGCTGGCGCCCGGGATCGTCCCGCTGGCCACCCGCGCGCCCGCCGTCTTCGCCGCGCTGGTCAACCAACTCGGCTGA
- a CDS encoding isoprenylcysteine carboxyl methyltransferase family protein, giving the protein MPPYTLLILLVAAERLAELLVARRNAAWSRALGGVEYGRGHYPVMVLLHTGLLVGCLAEVRLADRPFLPALGWPMLALALAAQALRWWCVATLGTRWNTRVIVVPGLPLVAAGPYRLLSHPNYLAVVLEGAALPLVHSAWLTATAFTLLDLPLLATRLRCENAALTRCVPVPA; this is encoded by the coding sequence ATGCCCCCCTACACCCTGCTGATCCTGCTGGTGGCCGCCGAGCGCCTGGCCGAACTCCTCGTCGCGCGCCGCAACGCCGCCTGGAGCCGCGCGCTCGGCGGCGTCGAGTACGGGCGCGGCCACTACCCCGTGATGGTCCTGCTGCACACCGGGCTGCTGGTCGGCTGCCTGGCCGAGGTCCGGCTCGCCGACCGGCCGTTCCTGCCCGCGCTCGGCTGGCCGATGCTCGCCCTCGCGCTCGCCGCCCAGGCCCTGCGCTGGTGGTGCGTGGCCACGCTGGGCACGCGCTGGAACACCAGGGTCATCGTGGTGCCGGGGCTGCCGCTGGTCGCCGCGGGACCGTACCGGCTGCTCAGCCACCCCAACTACCTGGCCGTCGTCCTCGAAGGGGCCGCGCTGCCGCTGGTCCACAGCGCCTGGCTCACCGCGACCGCCTTCACCCTGCTCGACCTGCCGCTGCTCGCCACCCGGCTGCGCTGCGAGAACGCCGCGCTGACCCGCTGCGTCCCGGTACCGGCGTGA
- a CDS encoding type III polyketide synthase produces MTRIAGVHGVLPPHRYEQGEITAALAAMCRPGEGEAGVLERLHATAGVRARHLVLPLERYPALSGFGQANDHFIEAGLDLAEQALTGALAAASLAPEDVDLVISTSVTGIAAPSLEARLAGRVGLRPDVKRVPVFGLGCVGGAAGLARVHDYLVGHPGQVAVLLSVELCSLTLQRADTSTPNLLAGALFGDGAAALVAVGREHPRHAESTGPQVVATRSRLYPGTERALGWDIGDTGFTIVLGAELPELVRLHVGEEVGAFLAEHDLKAPDITGWVAHPGGPKVLTALSEALGLDGSALELTRRSLAEVGNLSSASVLHILRDTLALRPPPPGSPGLLLAMGPGFCSELVLLRW; encoded by the coding sequence ATGACAAGAATCGCCGGCGTCCACGGGGTGCTCCCGCCGCACCGCTACGAGCAGGGCGAGATCACCGCGGCGCTCGCCGCGATGTGCCGCCCCGGGGAGGGGGAGGCCGGCGTCCTGGAGCGGCTGCACGCCACCGCCGGCGTGCGCGCCCGCCACCTGGTCCTCCCGTTGGAGCGCTACCCGGCGCTGAGCGGCTTCGGCCAGGCCAACGACCACTTCATCGAAGCCGGCCTCGACCTGGCCGAGCAGGCCCTGACCGGCGCGCTGGCCGCGGCCTCGCTGGCGCCCGAGGACGTCGACCTGGTGATCTCCACCTCCGTGACGGGCATCGCCGCGCCCTCCCTGGAAGCCCGGCTGGCCGGACGCGTGGGGCTGCGCCCCGACGTGAAGCGGGTGCCGGTCTTCGGCCTGGGCTGCGTGGGCGGCGCCGCGGGCCTGGCCCGGGTGCACGACTACCTGGTGGGCCACCCGGGCCAGGTCGCCGTGCTGCTCTCGGTCGAGCTGTGCTCGCTCACCCTGCAGCGCGCCGACACCTCCACCCCCAACCTGCTGGCCGGCGCGCTCTTCGGCGACGGCGCCGCCGCGCTGGTGGCGGTCGGGCGCGAGCACCCGCGGCACGCGGAGTCCACCGGGCCCCAGGTGGTGGCCACCCGCAGCCGGCTGTACCCCGGCACCGAGCGGGCGCTCGGCTGGGACATCGGCGACACCGGCTTCACCATCGTGCTCGGCGCGGAACTGCCCGAGCTGGTGCGCCTGCACGTCGGCGAGGAGGTCGGCGCGTTCCTGGCCGAGCACGACCTCAAGGCACCGGACATCACCGGCTGGGTCGCCCACCCGGGCGGCCCCAAGGTGCTGACCGCGCTGAGCGAGGCGCTCGGCCTGGACGGCTCGGCGCTGGAGCTGACCCGGCGTTCGCTGGCCGAGGTCGGCAACCTCTCCTCGGCCTCGGTGCTGCACATCCTGCGCGACACCCTCGCGCTGCGCCCGCCGCCGCCCGGCTCCCCCGGCCTGCTGCTCGCGATGGGGCCGGGCTTCTGCTCCGAACTCGTCCTGCTGCGCTGGTAG
- a CDS encoding UbiA family prenyltransferase translates to MPIAEAQRGAAAAEALPGPLRRVRALLAAAHPAPAFAVTAVITALAAGAGRGAAGSALVAAAVLAGQLSVGWSNDRLDLRRDLATGRADKPLVAGTVGARAVGTAAGCALLLCVPLSLASGLAAGAAHLAGVVAAWAYNLGAKRTVLSWLPYAVAFGLLPAFVTLALPGHPWPAGWAVAAGALLGAAAHATNVLPDLDGDLATGVRGLPQRLGPRRARLLAAALLLAGAAVLVLGPGGRVGGAGLASLAATGLLACCVALPPRAGPGSRLPFLATLALVGLDVALLLLRGAALT, encoded by the coding sequence GTGCCCATCGCCGAAGCCCAGCGCGGTGCCGCGGCCGCCGAGGCGCTGCCCGGCCCGCTTCGGCGGGTGCGCGCGCTGTTGGCGGCCGCGCACCCCGCCCCCGCGTTCGCCGTCACCGCCGTGATCACCGCGCTGGCGGCCGGCGCCGGCCGGGGAGCGGCGGGCAGCGCGCTGGTGGCGGCGGCGGTGCTCGCCGGGCAGCTCTCGGTGGGCTGGAGCAACGACCGCCTCGACCTGCGGCGCGACCTCGCCACCGGGCGCGCGGACAAGCCGCTGGTCGCGGGCACGGTGGGCGCCCGCGCGGTGGGCACGGCCGCCGGGTGCGCGCTGCTGCTCTGCGTCCCGCTGTCGCTGGCGAGCGGTCTCGCGGCCGGCGCGGCTCATCTGGCCGGGGTGGTCGCGGCCTGGGCCTACAACCTCGGCGCCAAGCGCACGGTGCTCTCCTGGCTGCCCTATGCCGTGGCCTTCGGGCTGCTGCCCGCCTTCGTCACGCTCGCGCTGCCGGGGCACCCCTGGCCGGCCGGCTGGGCGGTGGCCGCGGGGGCGCTGCTGGGCGCGGCCGCCCACGCCACCAATGTGCTGCCCGACCTCGACGGCGACCTGGCGACGGGCGTGCGCGGCCTGCCGCAGCGCCTGGGCCCGCGCCGCGCGCGACTGCTGGCCGCCGCGCTGCTGCTCGCCGGGGCGGCGGTGCTGGTGCTGGGGCCGGGCGGACGGGTCGGCGGCGCGGGTCTGGCCTCGCTCGCCGCCACCGGCCTGCTGGCGTGCTGCGTCGCGCTGCCGCCGCGTGCGGGGCCGGGTAGCCGGCTGCCGTTCCTGGCCACCCTCGCGCTGGTCGGCCTGGACGTCGCGCTCCTGCTGCTGCGCGGCGCCGCGCTCACCTGA
- a CDS encoding LuxR C-terminal-related transcriptional regulator: protein MPRDPTPTWTSVTAMGNNATPPPPGPPDHRRPAPSGDPLLAARFAVPAPPEPLVRRPALLAGLTAGARGPLTLVSGPAGAGKTVLAAHWVRLGLAPRATAWLTVEADDAPGVFWAYLIEALDRHGVKLPPGLGRPTRAEGVDRSLLTRLAAGLAEAPECTALVLDQIDRIDQINRNDQINRNDRVGRIDAAYARGIADDLEFVLHHAGGGLRLVLTARTDPLLPLHRYRAAGQIVELRARELRFTPEQAEPLLRAHGLALSAAGLRLLLERTEGWAAGLRLCAPAMREAADPEAFVREFAADRTTIADYLLTEVLAAQPPAAQDLLLRACVAERVHPALADALTGRADAAWTLARLARDNAFLEQLGGSAWYRLHPLFAEVLRAHLRHRCPGLEGELRGRAARWLAGAGQLTEAVTQAAAAADWPLAAGLLIDDLAVGRLFTGLDTQLLRHAFAAMPPEPDGTAPALVAAACRLAELDLDGCAAALRHADARLAEDGTAADPVRRLSRAFLGVLGGRLGHDLAGTRAAAAEARRLLRALPPALRARHPELGAMVPAALGATELGAGRLARAAAELTEAVEACAAPGTEYPLCDALGSLALVELLRGRLRQAAEHARAALAAAERAAIPPGGRAGVDHLVLAGVAAEHDDLRTARAQLALATAGPGGPPPEPAAEVAAAVIACRLATAEGDWAAALGAVRAVRTAGTAGPETADGTDGTDGTDGTDGTGAPARLSGWSVDELAIAESGAHLAHGDPRRALAVLDGPDRPNRLDGLDGLDAVVSDRPEHRVALARALLAAGRREEAAAALAGLAAEPSATATSRAQACLLQAQAAAATGATEQAHRLLREALALARPQQLRRIFAESGPWVRRLLRQDPQLARAHGWLPAPGWGRPSPGGGAAPPVAEPLSERETEVLRQAALLLSTEEIAAALYVSANTVKTHLRSIHRKLSVTRRSEAVRRAQDLGLL from the coding sequence ATGCCGCGCGACCCGACCCCCACCTGGACCTCGGTGACCGCCATGGGGAACAACGCGACGCCCCCACCGCCCGGCCCGCCGGACCACCGACGGCCGGCGCCGTCGGGCGACCCGCTGCTGGCCGCCAGGTTCGCCGTCCCCGCGCCGCCCGAGCCGCTGGTGCGCCGCCCCGCGCTGCTGGCCGGCCTGACGGCCGGGGCGCGCGGGCCGCTCACCCTGGTCAGCGGCCCGGCCGGGGCGGGCAAGACGGTGCTCGCCGCGCACTGGGTGCGCCTGGGCCTGGCGCCGCGCGCGACGGCCTGGCTGACCGTCGAGGCCGACGACGCGCCCGGGGTCTTCTGGGCCTACCTGATCGAGGCCCTCGACCGGCACGGGGTGAAGCTGCCGCCCGGGCTGGGCCGGCCCACCCGCGCCGAGGGAGTGGACCGCTCGCTGCTGACCCGGCTGGCCGCTGGGCTGGCCGAGGCGCCGGAGTGCACCGCCCTGGTGCTCGACCAGATCGACCGGATCGACCAGATCAACCGGAATGACCAGATCAACCGGAATGACCGGGTCGGCCGGATCGACGCGGCGTACGCGCGCGGGATCGCCGACGACCTGGAGTTCGTGCTCCACCACGCCGGCGGGGGCCTGCGCCTGGTGCTCACCGCACGAACGGACCCGCTGCTGCCGCTGCACCGCTACCGGGCCGCCGGCCAGATCGTCGAACTGCGCGCCAGGGAGCTGCGGTTCACCCCCGAGCAGGCCGAACCGCTGCTGCGCGCCCACGGCCTGGCGCTCTCGGCGGCCGGCCTGCGGCTGCTGCTGGAGCGCACCGAGGGCTGGGCGGCCGGGCTGCGGCTCTGCGCGCCGGCGATGCGCGAGGCCGCCGACCCCGAGGCGTTCGTGCGCGAGTTCGCGGCCGACCGCACCACGATCGCCGACTACCTGCTCACCGAGGTGCTGGCCGCGCAGCCACCGGCCGCGCAGGACCTGCTGCTGCGCGCCTGCGTCGCCGAGCGCGTCCACCCGGCGCTCGCCGACGCGTTGACCGGCCGGGCGGACGCCGCCTGGACGCTGGCCCGGCTGGCCCGCGACAACGCGTTCCTCGAACAGCTCGGCGGCTCGGCCTGGTACCGGCTGCACCCGCTCTTCGCCGAAGTCCTGCGCGCGCACCTGCGCCACCGCTGCCCCGGCCTGGAGGGCGAGCTGCGCGGCCGGGCGGCGCGCTGGCTGGCCGGGGCCGGGCAGCTCACCGAGGCCGTCACCCAGGCCGCTGCCGCCGCCGACTGGCCGCTGGCGGCCGGGCTGCTGATCGACGACCTGGCCGTCGGCCGGCTCTTCACCGGTCTGGACACCCAGCTGTTGCGCCACGCCTTCGCCGCCATGCCGCCCGAGCCGGACGGCACGGCCCCGGCCCTGGTGGCGGCGGCCTGCCGCCTCGCCGAGCTGGACCTCGACGGCTGCGCGGCGGCGCTGCGGCACGCGGATGCCCGGTTGGCCGAGGATGGCACGGCGGCCGACCCGGTGCGCCGGCTCAGCCGCGCCTTCCTGGGGGTGCTCGGCGGGCGGCTGGGGCACGACCTGGCGGGCACCCGCGCGGCGGCCGCCGAAGCCCGCCGGCTGCTGCGCGCACTGCCGCCGGCGCTGCGCGCGCGGCACCCCGAGCTCGGCGCGATGGTGCCGGCCGCGCTGGGCGCCACCGAGCTCGGCGCCGGCCGGCTCGCCCGCGCCGCCGCCGAGCTGACCGAGGCCGTCGAGGCCTGCGCGGCGCCGGGCACGGAGTACCCGCTCTGCGACGCCTTGGGCTCGCTCGCCCTGGTGGAGCTGCTGCGCGGGCGGCTGCGGCAGGCCGCGGAGCACGCGCGGGCGGCGCTGGCCGCGGCCGAGCGGGCCGCGATACCGCCGGGGGGCCGGGCCGGGGTGGACCACCTGGTGCTGGCCGGCGTGGCGGCCGAGCACGACGACCTGCGCACCGCCCGCGCCCAGCTCGCCCTGGCCACCGCCGGCCCCGGCGGGCCGCCGCCGGAGCCCGCCGCCGAGGTGGCGGCCGCCGTCATAGCCTGCCGCCTGGCCACGGCCGAGGGCGACTGGGCGGCCGCGCTGGGCGCGGTGCGCGCGGTCCGCACCGCCGGCACCGCCGGCCCTGAGACGGCGGACGGGACGGACGGGACGGACGGGACGGACGGGACGGACGGGACCGGCGCGCCGGCGCGATTGAGCGGGTGGAGCGTGGACGAGCTGGCCATCGCCGAGTCGGGCGCGCACCTGGCGCACGGCGACCCGCGGCGCGCGCTCGCCGTGCTCGACGGGCCCGACAGGCCCAACAGGCTCGACGGGCTCGACGGGCTCGACGCCGTGGTGTCCGACCGGCCCGAGCACCGGGTGGCCCTGGCCCGCGCCCTGCTGGCGGCCGGGCGGCGCGAGGAGGCGGCGGCGGCGCTGGCCGGCCTGGCCGCCGAACCCTCGGCCACCGCGACCAGCAGGGCGCAGGCCTGCCTGCTCCAGGCGCAGGCCGCCGCCGCGACGGGTGCCACCGAGCAGGCGCACCGCCTGCTGCGCGAGGCACTCGCGCTCGCGCGGCCCCAGCAGCTGCGGCGGATCTTCGCCGAGAGCGGCCCCTGGGTGCGCCGGCTGCTCCGCCAGGACCCCCAACTGGCCCGGGCGCACGGCTGGCTGCCCGCACCCGGCTGGGGCCGCCCGAGCCCGGGCGGCGGCGCCGCGCCCCCGGTGGCGGAGCCGCTGAGCGAGCGGGAGACCGAGGTGCTGCGCCAGGCCGCGCTGCTGCTCTCCACCGAGGAGATCGCGGCCGCGCTCTACGTCTCCGCCAACACGGTCAAGACCCACCTGCGCAGCATCCACCGCAAGCTCTCGGTGACCCGGCGCAGCGAGGCGGTGCGCCGGGCCCAGGACCTGGGGCTGCTGTGA